From a single Bryobacter aggregatus MPL3 genomic region:
- the soxC gene encoding sulfite dehydrogenase, whose amino-acid sequence MAWKRKDSRTHRRNFLAMGAGLAAGASCTKPTIASESGASMRAYGERAPQEKSVRVIRELTKSPGTGSSRTPLQDLHGTITPSALHFERHHAGVPSIDPAQHSLLVHGLVAKPLVFSMEDLKQFPSISRTYFLECGGNSVGDANGNPPPDVQRSHGLLSCSEWTGVSLRLLLQEAGLAPEATWMIAEGADSARMARSIPIAKALDDALLVYGQNGEALRPEQGYPLRLLLPGWEGNANVKWLQRLELTTEPAQSVKETAYYTELLADGKARQFSFVMDARSVITRPSGGHRLRGPGFQEITGLAWSGHGKIARVEVSVDGGKTWTDAELQTPVLSRATVRFRYPWHWEGQAAVLQSRCTDETGYVQPTHEQFLAAYGKHSGYHYHAIKSWFVNASGEVKHV is encoded by the coding sequence ATGGCCTGGAAACGGAAAGACAGCAGGACCCACCGTAGGAATTTCCTCGCAATGGGCGCAGGACTCGCGGCAGGCGCTTCCTGCACAAAACCCACGATTGCCTCAGAGTCAGGCGCCTCCATGCGGGCCTATGGAGAGAGAGCACCACAAGAGAAATCAGTGCGGGTCATCCGCGAACTGACCAAGAGCCCTGGCACAGGATCGAGCCGCACTCCGCTGCAGGATCTGCATGGCACCATCACCCCGTCCGCATTGCACTTTGAGCGGCATCATGCCGGGGTGCCCTCGATTGACCCGGCGCAACATTCTCTTCTTGTCCATGGCTTGGTCGCCAAACCACTGGTCTTCTCCATGGAAGATTTGAAGCAGTTTCCCTCGATCTCCCGCACCTACTTTCTCGAGTGTGGCGGCAACAGCGTCGGAGATGCGAACGGAAATCCGCCGCCCGATGTCCAACGGAGCCACGGCTTGTTGAGTTGCTCCGAATGGACCGGCGTCTCGCTCCGCTTGCTGCTGCAGGAGGCGGGCTTAGCCCCCGAGGCCACTTGGATGATCGCGGAGGGAGCGGATTCGGCGCGCATGGCGCGGAGCATTCCCATCGCAAAGGCTCTCGACGATGCGCTCCTGGTCTATGGTCAAAATGGCGAAGCTCTCCGTCCGGAACAGGGTTATCCCTTGCGTCTGTTGTTGCCGGGTTGGGAAGGCAACGCGAATGTGAAGTGGTTGCAACGCCTGGAATTGACAACCGAGCCAGCCCAGTCGGTGAAAGAGACTGCCTACTACACCGAGCTCCTGGCAGATGGAAAGGCCAGGCAGTTTAGCTTTGTGATGGATGCGCGGTCTGTGATCACACGGCCCTCCGGCGGGCATCGCTTGCGCGGACCGGGCTTCCAGGAAATCACGGGACTTGCCTGGTCTGGACATGGAAAGATCGCGCGAGTGGAAGTGTCGGTCGATGGGGGCAAAACTTGGACTGACGCGGAGTTGCAGACACCGGTGCTATCCCGGGCAACGGTCCGTTTTCGCTATCCGTGGCACTGGGAGGGGCAGGCCGCGGTCCTGCAATCGCGCTGTACCGATGAGACCGGCTATGTGCAACCAACGCACGAGCAGTTCCTCGCGGCCTATGGAAAGCACAGCGGTTATCACTATCACGCGATCAAATCATGGTTTGTGAATGCGTCTGGCGAGGTGAAACATGTTTAG
- a CDS encoding AraC family transcriptional regulator translates to MSGALPDSPRPLCHASWPGLQLFVKEQDISRLTTWSIHVPDHVLIVHLGGPIHRLETELKGAGALLHPPLAGEAWVVPAQTRYSSLAQGKLVRYAELFLDPHQLSTVAGKQMEAPPVRARAGHYDDFLYRAVQHLQLLHQQSDDLARLSAAALSQSIYLHFFREHAQGTLAASPRNVGPRLLAADESRLREYIADRLGSTIRLGELAALVRMSSHQLLSAFRISFGTTPAQYILEQRLGRARWLLVTSRQDIASIAFESGFSSHGHLTTCFRKRFGVPPKEYRQNA, encoded by the coding sequence ATGTCCGGAGCACTTCCAGATTCTCCGCGTCCCCTTTGCCACGCATCATGGCCTGGACTCCAGCTTTTTGTCAAAGAGCAGGACATCTCACGGCTGACCACATGGTCGATCCATGTTCCTGACCATGTCCTGATCGTGCATCTGGGCGGGCCAATCCACCGGTTGGAGACGGAATTGAAGGGTGCCGGCGCACTCCTTCATCCGCCGTTGGCTGGTGAAGCCTGGGTCGTGCCAGCGCAAACGCGCTACTCCAGTCTGGCCCAGGGCAAGTTGGTCCGCTATGCAGAACTTTTCCTGGATCCGCATCAGCTTTCTACAGTCGCCGGAAAACAGATGGAGGCTCCCCCCGTGCGAGCCCGAGCGGGCCACTACGACGACTTCCTCTATCGAGCGGTCCAACACCTCCAGCTTCTCCACCAGCAATCGGATGATTTGGCCCGCCTCAGCGCCGCGGCCTTGAGCCAGAGCATCTATCTTCATTTTTTCCGGGAGCATGCGCAGGGAACTTTGGCGGCGAGCCCCAGGAATGTGGGGCCGCGCTTACTTGCAGCGGACGAGAGCCGGTTGCGAGAGTATATTGCAGATCGCCTGGGTAGCACAATCCGCCTCGGGGAATTGGCGGCATTGGTCCGGATGAGTTCTCATCAGTTGCTATCTGCATTTCGGATCTCGTTTGGAACCACTCCGGCGCAATACATTCTCGAACAGCGTCTGGGCCGAGCGCGCTGGTTACTGGTCACATCGCGCCAGGACATCGCTTCGATTGCTTTCGAGAGTGGCTTCTCCAGTCATGGCCACCTGACCACCTGCTTCCGGAAGCGCTTCGGAGTCCCCCCGAAAGAGTATCGCCAGAACGCCTAA
- a CDS encoding c-type cytochrome has translation MALLALSVFAQTKPLGIGRPATAEEIARVNLTVYPNGRGLPKGHGTAKTGAPIYKEKCAECHNDRGEGREAQYPALAGGIGSLATAKPVKTVGSYWPYATTVFDYIRRAMPFDHPRSLSTDEVYSVTAFVLQLNGIVTESQELNEKSLPSVVMPNRNGFLTVPDPFIRPAKR, from the coding sequence TTGGCACTGCTGGCACTCAGTGTTTTTGCACAAACGAAGCCATTGGGGATTGGGCGGCCTGCCACGGCGGAAGAAATCGCCCGCGTGAATTTGACGGTCTATCCGAACGGGCGGGGACTGCCCAAAGGCCATGGCACCGCCAAGACAGGAGCCCCGATCTACAAAGAGAAATGCGCCGAATGCCACAATGATCGAGGCGAGGGGCGTGAGGCGCAATACCCCGCCCTGGCAGGCGGCATCGGCAGTCTGGCGACGGCCAAGCCAGTGAAAACCGTGGGGAGCTACTGGCCTTATGCCACAACGGTGTTTGATTACATTCGACGCGCGATGCCCTTCGATCATCCGCGCAGCCTTTCGACGGACGAAGTCTATTCCGTCACGGCGTTTGTGCTGCAATTGAACGGGATTGTCACCGAGTCACAAGAGCTCAACGAGAAGAGCTTGCCGTCCGTAGTGATGCCGAATCGGAACGGCTTTCTCACCGTTCCTGACCCATTCATCCGGCCGGCCAAGCGATAG
- the pgi gene encoding glucose-6-phosphate isomerase, producing the protein MENTPLSLVDRSAWQSLKTHFETISKSHLRELFANDPERGTRLSAEAVGIFLDYSKNRIDAKTLELLLQLAKESKLRERMDAMFSGEKINTTENRAVLHVALRAPKTASILVDGQDVIPGVHEVLDKMASFCERIRSKAWSGHTGKPIKNLVNIGIGGSDLGPVMAYEALRHYSDRSLTFRFVSNIDGTDFAEAVLDLDPAETLFIVSSKTFTTLETMTNAHTARAWLLQGLGGDESAVAKHFVAVSTNAKEVSKFGIDTANMFGFWDWVGGRYSMDSAIGLSTMLAIGPDNFRAMLQGFHEMDEHFRSAPFESNLPVLMGLLALWYSNFFEASTVAVLPYEQYLKRFPAYLQQLTMESNGKHVTLDGAVVGYQTGAIYWGEPGTNGQHSFYQLIHQGTRLIPCDFIAFNQPLNQVGRHHDILLANVFAQAEALAFGKTSDEVKAEGTPDWLVPHRVFEGNRPSNLLLIDELTPNTLGKLVALYEHSVFTQGVIWNIDSFDQWGVELGKVLANRIVPELEGQDEPNLAHDSSTNNLIRRYRRAKQSA; encoded by the coding sequence ATGGAAAACACGCCTCTGTCACTCGTGGATCGTTCTGCCTGGCAAAGCCTGAAGACTCACTTTGAAACCATCAGCAAATCCCACCTTCGGGAACTTTTTGCGAATGATCCGGAGCGAGGTACCCGGCTCAGCGCAGAAGCCGTGGGGATCTTTCTCGATTACTCAAAGAATCGTATCGATGCGAAGACTCTCGAGCTGCTGCTGCAACTCGCGAAGGAGTCGAAGCTCCGCGAACGCATGGACGCGATGTTCAGTGGAGAGAAGATCAATACCACTGAGAACCGTGCGGTTCTCCATGTCGCTCTACGAGCCCCGAAGACGGCCTCGATCCTGGTGGATGGGCAGGACGTCATCCCAGGCGTCCACGAAGTACTCGACAAAATGGCTTCGTTTTGTGAGCGCATCCGCTCCAAGGCCTGGAGCGGACATACCGGCAAGCCCATCAAGAATCTGGTCAATATTGGAATCGGCGGTTCTGACCTGGGCCCGGTGATGGCTTATGAGGCGCTTCGCCACTATAGCGACCGTTCGCTCACCTTCCGCTTTGTTTCGAACATTGACGGCACCGACTTTGCCGAAGCTGTTTTGGATCTCGATCCTGCCGAGACCCTCTTCATCGTCTCTTCAAAAACCTTCACGACGCTCGAAACGATGACCAATGCCCATACCGCTCGCGCCTGGCTGCTGCAAGGTCTCGGCGGGGACGAGAGCGCGGTGGCCAAACATTTTGTGGCGGTCTCGACCAATGCGAAGGAAGTTTCGAAGTTCGGGATCGACACGGCGAACATGTTTGGCTTTTGGGACTGGGTGGGTGGCCGCTATTCGATGGATTCCGCCATTGGCCTGTCGACGATGCTTGCGATTGGTCCGGATAATTTCCGCGCCATGTTGCAAGGTTTCCACGAGATGGATGAGCACTTCCGGAGCGCCCCCTTTGAGAGCAATCTGCCGGTCTTAATGGGGCTCCTGGCCCTCTGGTACAGCAATTTCTTTGAGGCGTCCACTGTTGCCGTACTACCTTATGAGCAATATTTGAAGCGCTTCCCTGCCTATCTGCAGCAGCTCACCATGGAGAGCAACGGCAAGCATGTCACTCTCGATGGTGCTGTCGTCGGCTACCAGACCGGGGCGATCTATTGGGGGGAACCCGGAACCAATGGCCAACATTCCTTCTACCAACTGATCCACCAGGGCACCCGTCTGATCCCTTGCGACTTTATCGCCTTCAATCAGCCCTTGAACCAGGTGGGCCGGCACCATGACATCCTGCTGGCGAATGTTTTTGCCCAGGCAGAAGCACTGGCTTTTGGAAAGACCAGCGATGAGGTGAAGGCCGAGGGCACGCCGGACTGGCTTGTTCCTCATCGTGTCTTTGAGGGCAATCGTCCCTCCAACCTGCTCCTCATCGACGAACTCACCCCAAACACCTTAGGGAAACTGGTGGCGCTCTATGAGCATTCCGTCTTCACCCAGGGCGTGATCTGGAATATCGATTCGTTTGATCAGTGGGGAGTTGAACTTGGTAAGGTTCTTGCGAACCGGATCGTGCCAGAATTGGAAGGCCAGGACGAACCCAATCTCGCTCACGATAGCTCGACGAACAACCTGATCCGCCGCTATCGACGCGCGAAGCAGTCGGCCTAG
- a CDS encoding serine hydrolase domain-containing protein: MRFLIPVLLCIAAPVFGEDYFPKPDSAGGWRTLKDAAAIRKTAGLDLRRLDQAFDYATRTSQHGGLLVVRHGWLVYERYYGRGNREAIPATASVGKVYTSIAVGMGLTEKKAAIPDGLDTKVFNSKYLPQAMPLDDPAKAEITLGQLLSMSAGLHGEGSNPGFIGGVPSVKLNPIPRPATPLDQDLAALRTPLWTQPGGGYSYASSSPHIASIVLRNLTGMEMDDYLDKRLAKPMGWGQWAWAKRRGDVVLPHAAGGGDIALRSTDHLRFLYSVLHKGRWGNQQLIPADYIALCGKPTKWNTHAPMSLMWENNADGHLAGAPKDAFFKSGGGGYGVIVIPSLDMIIYKMSGDDSQYDPARTGLKQDYPYDGSREGWTPALRSQFSDGPIGTDDGVRRIVEMVSAAVVD, encoded by the coding sequence ATGCGTTTTTTGATTCCGGTCTTACTCTGTATTGCCGCACCCGTCTTCGGCGAAGACTATTTCCCCAAGCCAGATAGCGCTGGAGGTTGGCGCACCCTCAAGGATGCGGCTGCCATTCGCAAGACGGCCGGTCTCGATTTGAGGCGCCTCGATCAGGCCTTCGACTACGCTACACGGACGAGCCAGCATGGTGGGCTCCTGGTCGTGCGTCACGGCTGGCTGGTCTATGAACGGTATTACGGGAGAGGGAATCGCGAAGCCATCCCTGCCACCGCTTCCGTCGGCAAGGTGTATACCAGTATTGCCGTCGGGATGGGGCTCACCGAAAAGAAAGCGGCCATCCCCGACGGCCTCGACACCAAAGTCTTCAACTCCAAATACCTGCCCCAGGCCATGCCTCTCGACGATCCGGCGAAGGCAGAGATCACTCTCGGCCAACTGCTCTCGATGTCGGCTGGCCTCCATGGTGAAGGCTCCAATCCTGGCTTCATTGGCGGTGTTCCCTCCGTCAAACTGAATCCCATCCCTCGTCCCGCAACCCCACTCGATCAGGATCTCGCCGCTCTCCGCACTCCCCTCTGGACGCAGCCTGGTGGCGGTTATTCCTATGCCTCTTCTTCTCCCCACATTGCCTCGATCGTCCTGCGCAATCTCACCGGCATGGAAATGGACGACTATCTCGACAAGCGTCTTGCAAAGCCAATGGGCTGGGGCCAATGGGCCTGGGCTAAGCGGAGGGGCGACGTTGTGCTGCCGCACGCGGCTGGTGGGGGTGACATTGCCTTGCGCTCCACAGACCACTTGCGTTTCCTCTACAGCGTTCTCCACAAGGGCCGTTGGGGCAATCAGCAACTGATTCCCGCCGACTACATTGCACTTTGTGGCAAACCTACCAAGTGGAACACTCATGCCCCGATGAGTCTGATGTGGGAGAACAACGCGGATGGTCATCTCGCAGGCGCGCCGAAAGATGCCTTCTTCAAATCGGGCGGCGGCGGCTATGGCGTCATCGTCATTCCGTCGCTTGACATGATCATCTACAAAATGTCCGGCGACGATTCTCAATATGACCCCGCCCGCACCGGCTTGAAGCAAGACTATCCCTACGATGGCTCGCGTGAGGGTTGGACGCCCGCCCTGCGGAGCCAGTTCAGCGACGGCCCCATCGGTACCGATGACGGTGTGCGCCGCATTGTCGAGATGGTGTCTGCCGCAGTGGTGGATTAG
- a CDS encoding TonB-dependent receptor: MRILTSLVFLILSCSFLPAQEFRASLSGRVIDPSAAGIADANVMARSNTTGDEYRAVTDSDGRYNIPFLNPSSYTVTVEKQGFKKSVQQGLTLQVAERANLDIKLEIGAVTEALTVEANAGVVEVESADRGLTIDSRRVEAVPLQGRNIIAMAWTTPGVAVTGGVTRLRPFDTGGSSGMSINGSRPSMNEVLIDGVSNLSKASSVAYVPPVEATDEFKVQTTNYDAQYGWTTGGVVNILTKSGSNEWHGSLFEFFQNTHLNANTFENNRNGVRRSSSHINTFGGYLGGAIIKNKLFFLGSYENLRQVIPDPFVTSVPTALQRAGDFSQTYYAAGQVQTIYDPFTTRLVNGQYVRDAFPNNVIPSNRINPIAAKVLSIVPLGNTAGNPITGLNNLATSGGSRKFTDFFPSYTSRVDYSLDQNTRIFVRYSRNALAEQRSFKYSTNSALNIADTGGNSPFTRENHSATIQLTKTLNPSTVVDVRLGLARFKSQGGSSVGLGAIGGLGFSSQYLSQASTYFPRFAWNNYEGAGAQPSSVDPTAQTNSFQASLFKIVSRHSLKFGGEYRLQRAYAQNPGYSAGNFTFTQQFTGSNPTAVNSNSGNSVASFLLGTPQEGYIDVNSQPARQQKLFSLYFNDDFRLTEKLKLTLGVRWDYLGPLTDRFDALTVGFDKTSAFPIQVPNLGLKGGLRFAGVNNNPRGAFDNDWNNIAPRVGFAYKLDEKTVLRGGYGLMYAQVFDDPGGAPGFSQRTNIVSFVDTGVPFNTLTNPFPSGILTPVGNKNGLATFLGQSFSFSNPNRKLPYTNQFSFEIQRELPFRLLVTAGYVGSRVNNLSVSKPFNDISLDSLNKGTAFLSASVANPFFGLVPAGTAISNATTTNRQLLRAYPQFLDITEMNRSEGKTRYDGFQFLVSRRFSKGVSASASYTYSRTLEWMNYRNAQDTQLEKVVAAWDVPQSLQLSGVWELPVGKGRAFFSSTPKVVGHLISGWEMSGIARLQSGMPLTIATSSSANSVPTGVSPVYAGQNLDRYFNTCTLLANGNTANCLQGETPAWSVRPANTLQTWSSRITSVRTMGIRNLDVALMKRTAITERITLTFRGELMNATNTPQFFNGPSTDVNNGNFGRISGALSQSNLPRFGQLSLKLQF, encoded by the coding sequence GTGCGTATACTGACCTCATTAGTATTTTTAATACTGTCATGTAGTTTTCTCCCCGCTCAGGAATTTCGAGCCAGCCTCAGCGGGCGAGTGATTGATCCATCTGCCGCAGGCATCGCGGACGCGAATGTCATGGCTCGCTCAAACACCACGGGGGACGAGTACCGCGCTGTCACCGATAGTGATGGCCGCTACAACATCCCATTTCTGAACCCCTCTTCTTACACCGTGACCGTTGAGAAGCAAGGTTTCAAGAAGAGTGTCCAGCAAGGGTTGACCCTTCAGGTTGCCGAGCGCGCGAATCTCGACATTAAGCTCGAGATCGGTGCCGTTACGGAAGCCTTGACCGTGGAAGCCAATGCGGGCGTCGTCGAAGTGGAGAGCGCAGATCGCGGTCTCACGATCGACAGCCGCCGCGTTGAAGCGGTTCCGCTCCAGGGTCGTAATATCATTGCGATGGCCTGGACCACCCCTGGCGTTGCCGTGACCGGTGGCGTCACCCGCTTGCGTCCCTTTGACACCGGCGGTTCCTCTGGCATGTCCATCAATGGCAGCCGTCCGTCGATGAACGAAGTGCTGATTGACGGTGTCTCGAATCTGTCGAAGGCATCGAGCGTAGCCTACGTTCCCCCTGTCGAAGCGACCGACGAGTTCAAAGTGCAAACCACGAACTACGACGCGCAGTATGGCTGGACTACCGGCGGCGTTGTGAACATCCTCACCAAGAGTGGTTCCAACGAATGGCACGGCAGCCTCTTTGAGTTCTTCCAGAACACCCATCTGAACGCGAACACCTTTGAGAACAACCGCAACGGTGTGCGCCGCAGCTCTTCGCATATCAACACCTTTGGCGGTTACCTCGGTGGCGCCATCATCAAGAACAAGCTGTTCTTCCTCGGAAGCTACGAGAACCTTCGTCAGGTCATCCCTGATCCTTTCGTCACCTCGGTTCCCACTGCGCTCCAGCGCGCTGGTGATTTTTCGCAGACCTACTACGCTGCGGGCCAGGTGCAGACGATTTACGATCCTTTCACCACGCGGCTTGTTAATGGGCAGTATGTGCGTGATGCCTTCCCCAACAACGTGATCCCGTCCAACCGGATCAACCCGATCGCGGCTAAGGTGCTCAGCATCGTTCCGCTTGGCAACACGGCAGGCAATCCGATCACCGGGCTCAACAATTTGGCCACCTCCGGTGGGTCGCGCAAGTTCACTGACTTCTTCCCGTCCTACACGAGCCGTGTGGACTACAGTCTCGATCAGAATACGCGCATCTTTGTTCGTTATTCGCGCAATGCGCTTGCCGAACAGCGGAGCTTCAAGTACTCCACCAATAGCGCGCTGAACATTGCGGACACCGGCGGCAACAGCCCCTTCACCCGTGAGAATCACAGCGCGACCATCCAGCTCACCAAGACCTTGAACCCCAGCACTGTCGTCGACGTGCGACTCGGTCTGGCCCGCTTTAAGTCGCAGGGTGGTTCTTCGGTTGGTCTCGGCGCCATTGGCGGCCTGGGCTTCTCTTCGCAATACCTGAGCCAAGCCAGCACCTACTTCCCGCGTTTTGCCTGGAACAACTACGAAGGCGCCGGAGCCCAGCCTTCCTCTGTCGATCCGACGGCCCAGACGAATTCCTTCCAGGCCTCGCTGTTTAAGATCGTTTCGCGTCACTCGCTGAAGTTTGGTGGCGAGTATCGTCTGCAGCGTGCTTATGCACAGAACCCTGGCTACTCCGCCGGCAACTTCACCTTCACGCAGCAGTTCACGGGCAGCAACCCCACTGCTGTGAACTCGAACTCGGGCAATTCCGTCGCCAGCTTCCTGTTGGGTACCCCGCAGGAAGGCTACATCGACGTCAATAGCCAACCCGCCCGCCAGCAGAAGCTCTTCTCGTTGTACTTCAACGATGACTTCCGTCTGACTGAAAAGCTGAAACTCACTCTCGGCGTTCGTTGGGACTACCTTGGTCCGCTTACCGATCGCTTTGATGCCCTGACTGTTGGTTTTGACAAAACATCCGCATTCCCCATCCAGGTGCCGAATCTGGGACTGAAGGGTGGTCTTCGCTTTGCCGGTGTGAATAACAACCCGCGCGGCGCATTCGACAACGATTGGAACAACATCGCTCCCCGCGTTGGCTTTGCCTACAAGCTGGACGAAAAGACCGTTCTCCGTGGCGGCTACGGACTCATGTACGCCCAGGTCTTTGATGATCCGGGTGGCGCACCGGGCTTTAGCCAGAGGACGAACATCGTGAGCTTTGTTGACACCGGTGTTCCCTTCAACACTCTGACCAACCCCTTCCCGTCGGGAATCCTGACGCCTGTTGGAAACAAGAATGGTCTGGCTACCTTCCTCGGCCAGTCCTTCAGCTTCTCCAACCCGAATCGTAAGCTTCCCTATACGAACCAGTTCTCGTTTGAAATCCAACGGGAATTGCCCTTCCGCCTGCTCGTCACTGCCGGTTATGTCGGCAGCCGTGTGAACAATCTCTCGGTGAGCAAGCCGTTCAACGACATCTCTCTCGATTCGTTGAACAAGGGCACTGCGTTCCTGTCGGCCTCGGTAGCCAATCCGTTCTTCGGGTTGGTTCCTGCCGGAACCGCGATCAGCAACGCAACCACCACCAATCGCCAACTGCTGCGCGCCTATCCGCAGTTCCTCGACATCACGGAAATGAATCGTTCCGAGGGCAAGACCCGTTACGACGGCTTCCAGTTCCTCGTATCCCGCCGCTTCTCCAAGGGCGTCAGCGCAAGTGCGTCCTACACCTACTCGCGTACGCTCGAGTGGATGAACTACCGCAATGCCCAGGACACCCAATTGGAAAAGGTAGTTGCTGCCTGGGACGTTCCCCAGAGCCTGCAGCTCAGCGGTGTTTGGGAATTGCCGGTTGGTAAGGGGCGCGCCTTCTTCTCCAGCACGCCGAAGGTTGTTGGCCATCTGATCAGTGGATGGGAAATGAGCGGAATCGCTCGTTTGCAGAGTGGCATGCCGCTCACCATCGCAACCTCGAGCAGCGCTAACAGCGTGCCGACTGGCGTCAGCCCTGTCTACGCCGGTCAGAACCTGGACCGTTACTTCAACACCTGTACGCTGCTTGCCAACGGAAACACGGCAAACTGCCTCCAGGGTGAAACTCCGGCCTGGTCGGTCCGTCCTGCAAACACCTTGCAGACCTGGTCGAGCCGTATTACCTCCGTCCGTACGATGGGCATCCGCAACCTGGACGTTGCGCTGATGAAGCGTACCGCGATCACGGAACGCATCACTCTCACCTTCCGTGGCGAGCTGATGAACGCAACCAACACGCCTCAGTTCTTTAATGGTCCCAGCACCGATGTGAACAATGGCAATTTCGGAAGAATCTCTGGCGCACTGAGCCAGTCGAATCTTCCGCGCTTTGGTCAGCTTTCCCTCAAGCTGCAGTTCTAG